Below is a window of Arabidopsis thaliana chromosome 2, partial sequence DNA.
ACTTCCtcaatttttcaattaatttttggttttccttcTCAAACCGAAAATGATccaatattcttcttcttttacacGAACTTCATATTTTCTCCCTCTTGACCTCTAATGATCACCTTTACGGACATCTCCTCAGCTTGCTGCTAATTCAAAGCCATGATCTGCTATTTCAAAACCCAGACAAGAGACAATAAAAGAACCAAACAATACATTCAAAATTACATAACCATATTCAGTGGCGGAtctagagaaaaaaattatataggGCACCAGTCATATTTAACTAACCAAAGTTTccttaattaataaaaatatgtaggaaaagaataataaaatgaaaaagaatggCAGCTAGATGGAATTGAACCCAATTTCCACAACATTACATGGGGCACCTCTACCTAATTAGCTAATAGATATTGATAATTACAGGTCATAAAGTAAATAGTTATAAAATGAATATGGGGCACGTCTACCCCTTTGAACGTATATCCGCCCCTGactatattgttatttttatcaaatcttTGGCTGGGAATGGAGAGACAGAGGAAAAACATTCCGTACACTTAAAAGGGAAAATTACCTTTATATTACAATTCACCATTTTccttaaattacaaaacatgttttaaaaaaaaaaaaaaaaatactgagCCACTTGTGATTCAAATACATGAACAAAAAACAGTTGCTGCTAAGTACaataaaatttcaacaatTATTATCACCAAGTGAATTACTATTCCTAACTCATGAACCAAGATAACATGTTCAACAAAGCAGCATCTAAACCGCGAATGACGTGGACCGAAGTTATTCCACCGGTTCAAGCAAAAGAGTTCGGCCAACTCAATAACTATTCCCAAATCATGAACCAAGATAGCATGTACAACAAAGCAGCAACCAAACCGCAATTGACGTGGACCTAAGAAATTTAACTGGTTCAATCAGATCTGATTCAAGCCAAAGAGTTCAGCCAAGTGAATGGATATTCCCAAATCATGAACCAAGATAGCTTTTACAACAAAGCAGGAAGCAACCCGCGATTGACATGGAACGAAGTAATTCAATCGGTTCAATCAGATCTGGTTCAAGCCAATGTGTTCAGCCAACTCAATGACTATTCCCAAATCATGAACGAAGATAACATGTTCAACAAAGCAGCAAAGAAACCGCGGATGACATGGAGTATTTcttctgtatttttttaatttaattatttttattaaaatgatAGGCCTAATAATTTAATCTGTTGATActatttgtttctaaattattttaatcacTTGAAAGGGTTAGAAAATACTTGAATTGAGAAATAGTATAggttagaaaataatttaatctgTTGATACTTTTTAATAGGTTTCAATCTTTATTTAAGCAAAAATAGTATCAATCTTTACTTGTTGATCGTTATTATCTTTCGATATATTTGAATTGAGAAATATAGCATTAACTTAATTACATTtatgttaatattttctaaacaaaTTACATTACATTTAATTAAAGTTCTAgctttttatagttttaaataaatataaaatttaaaaatcatttgtataaGTTCCCAATATATGATCTTTAATCctattatacatataaaatattattatttaaaattaacgtttttttaaaatatatatattttacctaTACTATGTCATCCGCTTTCACcattcaacatatatataaagcgTTCTAACCGTTTGATCTATATTTGTTCCGCTAGATCTGCTTGATccgtatttttcttcttgatacGCTTTAACCGCTTGATCCGCTCCGTCCAATACGCTTTCTCTATTCGGAGcctttatttaatttttacttgGGTTCATAATATACCATTAGTCTTAAGGTTTAGTTATCTTGAATTAATGAGCATTTATAGAAGAGATTATATGGGATAagcaatttatttttttttggggatgAAAGTTGAATTGAGAAAacgcgaagaagaagatatcaaaAGGGGCAAAATCGTCAATTCatcagaagaaaaatgtaCGTCCTTAGACTATTTACAATGAgactgtttaaaaaaatattcaactgCTTAATAAATTTAGTGAAGGTGTTGAATAATATGAAAAGTATATGTGGATTAAATTGTGttgaataaaaaacaaatgggaCCCATGCTACCACATGGTGAACCGTAACTGGAAGAAGTGATGAGCGAAGATGTGTGTTTTTGGGTGGTGATAggtgttattttcttattggttACTCAGATTTTCGTAATTTTTTATACTATCCCAATTATTTacattcaattattttataataataatttttgttatttaaagatttttatacTAAAGTTCATCATTTTTTTAGGATCTAGTCTTAGATACTAGTTTTGTTGTATTtggacacaaaaaaaaaacttcattttacattataatttttatattatcttcAAATAAATCCTTTTAgcaatgtttttcttttttgtcaaataaatctcaataataattttgttaaattaataaataatattaattatcatATAATAGTAAAGATTAGAAAACGACAAAAAGAGTATGAAGTAAAATTAGTAGGGTAAGgtgttgaattttattaaacaaaactattgtaaaggttaaaattaaaatgaatgtTGAATGATTAGGTGAAAAAGAGATAAGCTgatttttaatgttaaaaagagaaaaacaagtgTTGAATTTTTGAACAATTGTACATAGCCTTATAACAAAATCGTCAATTCATGAGATGAAAAATGCCCATCCTTATAAGCCCAATCCAAAAATgcttttttataatttttggacCAAAATATGCCCAATAATATAAAAACTCCAATTATTAATCAATTATgggaaaacaataataaagtATATCTCCTTGTTAAAGCATCATTTTTAAATGTATTCACACATTTAGGTATTTGTTTCTCATtcctatatattttttgactTTCCTTCTCACGTTTAAAATTGTCCAACATTCGTCTTCTTCTACATGAGCTTCATCTTCTCTCACTCTTGACCTCAAATTGATCTGCTTTACCTACACCTCCTCTGCTTGCTACtaattcaaaatcaagatcTGCTATTTCAAAACTCATACAAGAGACAACAAAACTACACATCCAAAATTTCATCAACATGTTTGctattttcatcaaatttttgcttcatttttgCTTTGGTTCCTTATTTACCATAATTATTAGGGTTTAGCTATTCTAAATTAACGAGCGTTTGTAATTAGAagagattttatttaataagcaatttagttttcttttgaggATGAAAGTTGAATTGGGAAAAgcaaggaggaagaagatattatACATGGACAAAATCGTCAATCCATCAGATGAAAAATACCCATCATTAGAGCCCAATCCTAtcctttttatagtttttaggCCCAAATCTGCTCATTACTGCAAAAGCCCTAACTATTGATCAATTATGATAAAAAACCGCAATAAATTGTGTCCCCTtattcaatttattaaaaGCATCGTTTTTAATTATACTCACATATTTAAGTATTTCTCTCTCATTACTTTTGACTATTTCACCATTCGTcagtttttcttattattaattttgagtttttcttctcACGCCTCAAATGGTCTAATATTCGTCTTCTTCTACACGAGTTTCATCTTCGCTCCATTTTGACCTCAAATTGATACCGACAACTCCTTCGCTTGCTTGTAATTCAAAACCAAGATCTGCTattacaaaaatcatacaagagacaacaaaacaaccaAACTACACATCTAGAATGACATCAacttgtttgttatttttatcgagtctttgtttaatatttttttggattcctTATACACCATCagtattagggtttagttatcataactttttttaaatctttttttatcacaatttttcattaaaattttgattgtttgttaattttttttgttcgtgtTTTTCATCGTAATTTTTCGTTAAAATTACCGGTTATTTTTCCgtttgtgttttcttattggcaactttttgtaaaaatattgacggttattttCCTCGGTTGTATCTCTTCACTGTAACTTTTCGTTATAATAATgacgattattttttttggttgagtCTTTTCATCGTAACTTTTCGTTAAATATTAatagttacttttttttgtgtctttttatcgTACTTTCTGTTAATATTTTGACGATTATTTGTTCCGGTTGTGTTTTTTAGCGCAACTTTCCATTAAAATACTGATGGTTACTTTTTATCGTAACTCTACATTAACATTGGCGGTTACTTTCCTCGGTTATGTCTTTTTCTcgtaaattttcttaaaaatatttatggttattttttccggttagttatatatacttttaaataactactaaaattattatatgcatcattttgagtttgatttatttttaaaaattattatataaataaatttataatatttttcccCGCGATATGAGTCCTTGTTATGATAATAAACCATTGCTTATCCGTAAATCAGGTgaatgtacatatatatatactctaaagtttatatattattaagtGCCATAGatgaatatacatatatacgtcttctaaaatttgaatatagtTGAGTATTACTAGACAATTTGTCAATTTGTAACTATATTTTCATGTTATCTTTTTGGGATTATAGATAGGACGGTTcataaatgtactttttcttTACAGTATacataatcaaacaaacatatcaaaaaactgagctaacaaaaaaatgtgtgtatcaaaattatcaagaaagataaattaaactACTATTAAAGATTCTCACGAAAAGGTGAtgattatttgatatatacacACGGCCTTCATTGAGGACAGCAATATGAAGCAATGATATGTGACTTCCAATATTTTTACagcaaaaatattactttaaaaGATGGTTAAAGAAACGCAGAAATTTTATGATTGTTATAAATCctcaatttttattgattttgtattttaatcgCTAACTTTTGTTAATGGAGccaaattacttttaaatgGCTAGAcaaaatagttattttttttgtcaagacGACACGACTAATTTGAccaagttaaaaaaaagttagcaATTAGATtgagaaatcaacaaaatttatgaacAACATGAAATActtgtacttttttttttggtcaaacggCTTGTTTTCATTCATCCAATAAAAACAAGGTTACAAGTAGTTAAGGATACAAAGATAACAAGGCTTAAAGCGAAATAGCAACAACAGACAAAGGTTGAAGCAAATGCtacataaagaaagaaaagatagtTCGACAAAGGATCCATGAGAGTTTGGAAGCCAAAGCTATAAAGCGAATTGGTGCAAGTGGTAACACGGTTTGTCGAAAAGTCATCTACATACGGAACGTTAGACGAAACAATGGCCACGGTCAAAAGACTAAGTGACGTTGAAAACGATTCCATAGTCGAGGTTCTCGCCGGCACGAGAGCGAGCTGGGTTTGCTCATCGACAAGGAGAGAGGTTAAAGTGTTGTTGGGCGGGTTTGAAGGTAAGGAGTTAAGGAAGCTTTGGTAAGCACCGCTCCATGGAGCAGGACTCATAATTCCATAGTTCCTCAAACCTTTGATTTCATGAATATCAACCTTAAAATCGTTGGGTAACACATGCTCAGATTCAGTATTCAGCGGAAATGGAGAAAAATGATTGAAGAAATTTCGGTAATCATCTCCACGTAGAGAGAAAATCATAATGCCTCTATGATCCAAAATGGAGAATACTTGTACTAAGCATAAGCATTTGTTTATTCTCTACTTGCATTTTTTAAATGACCTCTAAAAAAAGCACCAACGATTGACATTGAGTTTGGCTTTTGGTTGTCTCTTCCCTTTTCACAACCTCTTACAAAactgacaaaaaaacatatagtgGAGCTAGCACAAACTTTAGGCTTCTCTACTTGCTTCTTTTTAAATGATCCTCTAATATGTTACCAACGATTGATCTTGATAAAAGCGACGATTGTTCCCTgaataacaaaaccaaaagtaaaGATTGGcagttatttatatatacaaacacaGAACACATAATGATGATACACGAAGAACCATTTTTCACtaaatttgaatcaaagtATACCAAACAACATTAGGAAACCAAACACGGTTAAGAtataaagtaagaaaacagcAGACCTGGTCAATTGCACAAGGAATCAAGCAACGAAGCTTGTCCATTCCAGAGAACAAATTAAATGTGAAAATGAGCTAGGAAAAGATGGAGCTTCCTGCAAATATATGGAATCCAATTTAGAATTCAGGTACCTGCTCCGCATGGAGAATGATTTTTCCAATATGATCTTCACTGGAAAAGCCAAATATTGCCTTAGCCTAGCAAgataaaagatataaaaatgaaaacacatGCATTAGCGACATTGTGCAATTGAAggagatatatatagagagagcaAAGTCACCTTATTATATCGAATATTGTTTGAAACCTCgctcatattttcttatagaaACCACTACACACAAAGTTAACGTTGGTTGTATATCTTCCctcttcaaaactttttacataaataatacactcaaaattttataaattatgtgGAACTTGATGAAATATGATGTTTAGCGAAGAgtatattttactattttctagaaaattatattatttactaagagattatatattaattatgttgTTGTTAAGTAATAATAGAATATTTACGTTTTACTGGTCTTAATGCCATTTATGAATTTGAATGTAAGCTAATATGATCATAATTATCGGTTACATTGTAAAGAATTCATTGTTATAATGACATGCAATTTAATGTggttttttttggctaaaaaGTTCTTATTGGTCTTGATTCTGGTCAAACAATATGAACTTTGTAAATGtaccaattttcttttagagATAGTTATGTATACTTATATTTAGAAccaataaattaaagaaatttttttgatatgtaGATAACACATGTCGAATCAATAGAGCGCCACTTGTCAGTTTTTTTAGAGCATAAGTTTGAGgaaatcttattttattatataataaaatatttttattataactaaaatatattatcctCCTTGATGACTTAACCcatctggttttttttttgtagtggcGATTGCCAGATGGCTTACCGGTTTCCGTCCTCGTGGACATACTGAAGCTGTTATTGCTATTGCATTTAGTCCTAGACCTGGATCCCCGTACCAGCTTCTCTCGTAAGAATTGTTCTTTTTGGCATCTTATACGCTGTTTTGTGTCAGTTCTATTCATTGGTTGATATCATGCTATTTATGTGTTTGGAAAAGATGGTTTATTTCAACTGGTAAGCTCCATGAGCCCTTTATAAAATCTTTGCAGATCGTCAGATGATGACACATGTCTGATATGGGATGCTCGGGGTGTCCAGCTTGCTCCGCGGATATAAGTCCCTAAGCCTCATAGTCCTATTGGTGATTGGCTGATTGCTTTATATTCCTGGTTGATTTATATATCGATTTGATCTATTGGAAGCTATAGGACTGACTTCGGAATCATATTCCAGGAGAAAACCGTGGCGGTTCTTCTAGTaatggtaattttttttgttgtgcaTTCAATGCTAATGGATCTATCTTTGTCAATAGCAGCTCTGATAATCGTGCTAGAGTTTACTCGGTCTTGATAAATGTTTCTTGactagattatatatataatgatgaTTCAGTTAATTAGAGTAGATACTTCCTTGGTTACAGGTTTGGGGTGCTAGTAAGACCAATAAGAATGATTTAGACCAGCTAAATCATGAGATGGATGTTCTGGCTGGACATGAGAATGTTGTTAAATTACATTTCTTAtcatatatgttatatttGGTACCTgctcatatttttaaattacatttCTTATGAGATCctaattttcttaacttaGTCATTTTCTGTGGTTCTTTCTAGTGCTTGTGCTGGAAGATCTGGACGAAAATGTtccaaattttaagaattctTGGTGTGCTTTCTGCTGCAATTATTCGTAAAAGTTTCcttataatgtttttgacaCTCAATAACATATGTATTTGTCTAGGTTCTCTTATGATAACATAGTTACATGCTCTAGTGATGGTAGTGCAATCATTTGGATCCCAAGATCACGGAGTTCGCCTGTAACATCCGATTTCGATAAGATAACCATGACATTCAATATGTTTTCATAGGAGTAGAAACCATATCTTTATTTATGTCTTTCAGGTAAAATGCTGCCAAGCCTTAGAAGAAGATCCGAGAGGttgaaagataaaacaaaagtgagTATTTTGTAATATTGCTTTGATCTTGTGGCTAAATATGCTACTTATCTGTTTTTTTACGTCTTTAGCAGGCTAGGATCATGACTTCTTTGAGTAGGCGTTGCGAAAAGAGAAACTTTGATGAGCTTGAGGGAGCTCCAAGCAGTAAAAACACATGTAATGGTGTTAATGTAGCACATAGTTGTTTGTAATTGAAAACAGATATTGATGGCATGGCAGTTGACACTTTCTCGGTGGTTTTTAATGGGTTTACAAATGGTGAAAGACAATATCTAGAACTAAATGACGGTGAGTCTAACGGTTCTCAGGATGTAACTAGTCGCCTGAATGATGTAGCAGATAGCTCCATGTGGGTTTCAAGGGCTCCTGGTGGCACTGATGAATTAAATGATGGTTTTGAAGACATCAAATATGATTTGACATTAGACTGTCAAAAGGATTGTGTGGTTGGAGCAGAGATATCTCTGAGATATGATTGTGTTGGGATATCAAATCCTCACATCAGTGATTCTCTCTCAAGTGGTAGTGTGTTCCTATGTCATGGAAGCataagaagaaaccaaacagGGTTGCTACTGACTCAAGAACTCAGTTCTTGTAGTCAGGATCAGAGTAGTGGCGCTAAGTCCCATGACGTTGGTCCTTTTGAAATATTGAAGCCTCAACagttaaaagaaaagttatCTTGGTTGACATTATCGATACATGAAGAGGATTGTCGTTATATTCTACAAAAGGAGGATGAAGTTGCGAATTTGCGACAAGTAAGTGTTTGTGGTGATcttatttgttgtttcatttAGTTCAACCTTTGGTATGAGTATTCTTACATGTAGCTGTTACTCTTTATCTTTCAGGGACATCAAGAATACTTAAACTTTAGCTCCTTGAGGGGAAGTAGCTCCTTGGACTTTAATAAAGAGTAGAAATATGAAGGCTGTGGAAATCTGTAAAGTGAAAAGTCTGAAATATGCAACTCTTCCTAGTTCTGGAGATAGCTGCTGCAAAATGATACTTAAAGTCATTGATCCGAACTCCGAAGTGTACAGCAAACTTTCAAGCTTACATTACCTGATTTAGTGACCTTTCCAGATTTTCTTGTGAAAAGAAGCCGGTATGAAGGAGCGATACAGAGGAAATGGACTTGCAGGGACAAGTGTAAGGTTTGGTGGAGAAACAAAGGCGAAGAAGATGGTCGTTGGTGGGAAGGAGGAATTCTAGCTGTGAAACCCAAATCAACTCATTTTCTTGATAGTCCATGGGAGAGGTACAAAGTTAAATACAAGACTAGCCCGACCGAGACACATCTTCATAGTCCTTGGGAGCTTTTTGATGCTGATACTAAGTGGGAGCAGCCTCATATTGATAATGAGAAATGAAACAGTATGCTCTTAGCCTTAACAAACTTACAGACTTCAGAAAAAAGAATCCAGGTATGTGTGTTTAGGCTTATGTTTAAATTTGCTTAGGTGGTTTAGAAGtagaaaataacataacaCTATCACAAGAACATGACAATATGATATAAACTTGACAGATTCGTTTGAGGATTCTTATGGACTCCAAAAACTGAACCAGATCATGGGAAACTCAAGCTACACCAATAGGTAATATTCTACAAGACTAGAAGAGGTTTTGATATGGAGCCGAATTTGACATGGTTTTGTTCTATGGATTATCTACAGGTTCCCAGTTCCTTTGTCTCTTGAGGTAATAAGATCAAGGATTGAGAACAACTATTACCGGAGTATGGAAGCGTTAAGGCACGATGTATCAGTTATGCTATCCAATGCAGAGACTTTCTTTGATCTAAACAAATGTGTAGGTGTAGCAGTCAAAATTTCAGATCTTTCTCAATGGTTCGACCGCACGTTGTCTTCTTTGTAGCTTATCTGCCTATGTATAGAGTACGTGAATTAGGGTCGCTTGCGTTGTTGTATCTGAAAGGCTTCTTCGATCTAACGAGTAAGCACATTTTTCATtgatctaatttttgtttgtctcttgTGATGTAATGTACCCTAATGTCCTAAAGTTGGAGctaatttttgtcattttatgtGCATCAGTACAATGATGTTATTACAGCATTTTAGTGTATATTCGGGTATCCAAGTTTTAAGCTATACACGAAAATCAACTCTTACTTGACCCACAACTACCCAACTTTGGCGTGGTATTAGTcgtaataataattttatggGTTTTGGAAAGTTAAGCACCaactattatttttcttttttttttgtagagttTTGGTCGATGTGAGACATCTTATCAAAGTTAGTTTAGGGCCATTGTTTTCAGGTCCGATCCGTACCGTCCGGTCCGATCGGTTAACCCATGACCCGGACATTTTTCCGGTTTAGATTAAGTGCTAATATCCGATAATTTAGGGCTAAGCGATTGTCCCACAACCTCCTGTAAACGCTACGTATGCCGGTTGCTAACATTtaacaacaaacacacaaatttcTTTATACTGTTACAGATTGCTAGATATCGCTTGCAATCGTTAGATTTTAAAACTTCATTTCCGCCAGTGTTTGCGACAGCAGGCGGTTGCGGGTGgttcaaatgattttttttttcttttttatctaCATTAGTATTTTGCATCTTTTGCTATGTATTTTGAGATAGTGAAGTAATATAACTTCATTTTTCAGGACTTGTAGtttttatgaaagaaaaaacaaaaactagagGCTGATTTTAATGATAGATCCTAaagaaatcaaaccaaatgaaaTCACCAGAACCTTAAGATACTTTAACCTATTGGGTCTATAAAACGGATTTTATTGCTTTGGATCTATAAAGTCACGTTGTAGACCCAAAGCAATAAAAGATTTGGGATAGTTAAACCATATGATGGTTAGTGTGTGGTTTTAAAACCTTAAGATATTTGTGTAGGAGACTAGGAATTGTGTGTTTTGAAAAGAAGCAGCCACTAAAATCATATGATAAGTCAATAAAGGAAGCAGCTACTGAAATTTActtgaaaatgatttttcagtaccaaaatcaattaatcTCTTCCATGTCTCGTTTAATGTATATAAAGACCGTTGAGAAAAGTCGTATTTGGATCACCACAAGTTAGTAGAAAGACTTGTTAGTCAGTCAACCCATGTGATATATATGAGAATGAAACCATGTTATCACATTACAATTTCCACTTTCTTGCTTTTTCATTGTTGATActcaaaaaggtaaaaaaacttaaaagaaagatgaaagactCTTGGAACACAATCAGTCATTCttattactcttttctttcccttctttCTCACTTCTAATTATGGAGACGTGTTAGCAGCTCCTAATAGAAACTTGTGTCATCCAGAACAAAGAGACGCAATTCTCGAGTTCAAGAACGAGTTTGAGATTCAAAAGCCTTGTGTGTTGATGGGCCTCTTAAGACGGAGTCGTGGGCGAATAACAGCGATTGTTGTTCTTGGGATGGTATCAAATGCGATGCCAAGTTTGGAATGTGATAGAGCTGAACCTTAGCTCCAGCTGCCTCCATGGCCTGCTCAATTCCAAAAGTAATATCTTTAGCCTTCAAAACCTTCGTTTTCTAGACCTTTCAAATAATCATTTCAGTGGTCAAATCTTATCTTCACTTGGAAACTTTTCTAGTCTCACCACTCTTGACCTTTCTGAAAATCATTTCAGTGGTCAAATCCCATCTTCACTAGGAAATCTTTTGCATCTCACATCTCTTGACCTCACTGATAACAATTTCGTTGGTGACATCCCAACTTCACTTGGTAACCTTTCTCATCTCACCCTTCTTCTCCTTGGTGCTAACAACCTTGTTGGTGAAATCCCATTTTCACTTGGAAATCTTTCTCATCTCACCGATCTTACCCTCTGTGAAAACGACCTTGCTGGTGAAATCCCATCCTCATTTGAAAATCTTTCACATCTCACCAATCTCGATCTCTCACAAAACAACCTGGTTGGTGAAATCCcatctttttttggtagttTTAACCAGTTAGTTAGCTTAGCTGTTGAAGAAAACGAGTTTACTGGAAACTTTCTCCTTATACTACTAAATCTAACAAATTTGTCAGATTTATCACTCTCCCGCAACCAGTTCACAGGCACGCTTCCTCCTAATATGAGCTCGCTCTCCAACTTGGTGTTATTTTACGCAGACGCCAACGCTTTCACTGGAACTATCCCTTCATCTCTCCTCAACATTCCTTCTTTGAGTTGTTTTGACTTGAGTGATAACCAA
It encodes the following:
- a CDS encoding uncharacterized protein (unknown protein; Has 30201 Blast hits to 17322 proteins in 780 species: Archae - 12; Bacteria - 1396; Metazoa - 17338; Fungi - 3422; Plants - 5037; Viruses - 0; Other Eukaryotes - 2996 (source: NCBI BLink).); translated protein: MVILSKSDVTGELRDLGIQMIALPSLEHVTMLS
- a CDS encoding Beta-galactosidase related protein (Beta-galactosidase related protein; FUNCTIONS IN: hydrolase activity, hydrolyzing O-glycosyl compounds; INVOLVED IN: carbohydrate metabolic process; CONTAINS InterPro DOMAIN/s: Glycoside hydrolase, family 35 (InterPro:IPR001944); BEST Arabidopsis thaliana protein match is: Beta-galactosidase related protein (TAIR:AT5G35890.1); Has 30201 Blast hits to 17322 proteins in 780 species: Archae - 12; Bacteria - 1396; Metazoa - 17338; Fungi - 3422; Plants - 5037; Viruses - 0; Other Eukaryotes - 2996 (source: NCBI BLink).), producing the protein MIFSLRGDDYRNFFNHFSPFPLNTESEHVLPNDFKVDIHEIKGLRNYGIMSPAPWSGAYQSFLNSLPSNPPNNTLTSLLVDEQTQLALVPARTSTMESFSTSLSLLTVAIVSSNVPYVDDFSTNRVTTCTNSLYSFGFQTLMDPLSNYLFFLYVAFASTFVCCCYFALSLVIFVSLTTCNLVFIG